One genomic window of Cryomorphaceae bacterium includes the following:
- the kbl gene encoding glycine C-acetyltransferase, with the protein MYGKIKDHLQNELKSIEEAGLFKRERIITSEQGAEITLDSGKKVLNFCANNYLGLSSHPEVVAAAKKGLETHGFGMSSVRFICGTQDIHKELEAKIAKFTGTEDTILYAACFDANGGVFEPLLNDLDCIISDELNHASIIDGVRLCKAARYRYKNNNMADLEAQLKAAQDAGHRFKLIVTDGVFSMDGIVANLKGICDLADKYDAMVMVDECHAAGFLGKTGRGSIEHCDVMGRVDIVTGTLGKALGGAMGGYTTGRKEIIELLRQRSRPYLFSNSLAPSIVAASIKVMDLLDESTELRDRLEWNTNYFKEGMSKLGFDIVPGDSAIVPVMLYDAKLSQVMADKLLDEGVYVIGFFYPVVPKEKARIRVQLSAAHSQEHLDKTIAAFEKVGKELGVIN; encoded by the coding sequence ATGTACGGAAAAATCAAAGATCACCTTCAGAACGAACTGAAATCCATCGAAGAAGCCGGGCTTTTTAAGCGCGAAAGAATCATTACCAGTGAGCAGGGAGCCGAAATCACCCTCGATTCCGGGAAAAAAGTCTTGAACTTCTGCGCGAACAACTACCTTGGACTTTCGTCGCACCCCGAAGTGGTAGCCGCTGCCAAAAAAGGACTCGAGACCCACGGATTTGGAATGTCGTCGGTGCGGTTTATTTGCGGAACGCAGGATATTCACAAAGAGCTCGAGGCCAAAATCGCAAAATTCACCGGAACAGAAGACACCATTCTCTACGCTGCCTGCTTTGACGCCAATGGGGGGGTGTTTGAACCCCTGCTCAACGATCTGGACTGCATCATTTCAGACGAGTTGAACCATGCTTCCATCATTGATGGCGTGCGCCTGTGCAAAGCGGCTCGCTACCGTTACAAAAACAACAACATGGCCGACCTCGAGGCCCAGCTAAAGGCTGCGCAGGATGCCGGGCACCGCTTTAAGCTCATTGTTACCGACGGAGTGTTCTCTATGGACGGCATTGTGGCCAACCTGAAGGGCATCTGCGATTTGGCAGACAAATATGACGCCATGGTAATGGTTGACGAATGCCACGCAGCGGGTTTTCTCGGCAAAACCGGAAGAGGGTCCATTGAACACTGCGATGTGATGGGCCGCGTGGATATTGTAACCGGAACCCTCGGTAAAGCCCTGGGTGGAGCCATGGGAGGCTACACCACAGGACGTAAAGAAATTATTGAACTGCTGCGTCAGCGCTCACGTCCTTATTTGTTTTCCAACTCCTTGGCACCCTCCATCGTGGCGGCATCCATCAAGGTGATGGATTTGTTAGACGAGAGCACTGAACTGCGCGACAGGCTGGAGTGGAATACGAACTACTTCAAAGAGGGAATGTCAAAACTCGGATTCGACATAGTACCCGGCGATTCAGCCATTGTGCCTGTAATGTTGTACGATGCCAAACTTTCGCAGGTGATGGCCGACAAACTGCTTGACGAAGGCGTGTACGTCATCGGGTTTTTCTACCCCGTGGTGCCCAAAGAAAAAGCGCGCATCCGCGTGCAGCTTTCTGCGGCCCACTCGCAGGAACATCTTGATAAAACCATCGCCGCGTTTGAAAAAGTCGGAAAGGAACTGGGTGTAATCAACTAG
- a CDS encoding alcohol dehydrogenase, whose amino-acid sequence MKAIFLTQYGAAEKAFEIRETPDPEMKDRQVTVAVEGFGLNFADVMARNGLYREAPPLPCILGYEVVGRVEKTGADVDPSWVGKRVLAFTRFGGYAEKVVTDHRGLVPIPDELDIDRATTLGTQYATAYYAIMHCRELLPGDTVLVHAAAGGVGLALVQLARHFGCKVIGTAGSPEKIEFLKKQGVDCAINYRAEDYAVAMAKWLNGTRLSATFNALAGSTIKKDYNLLGSGGTLVCFGAATRMGSKGGVFANLKLLLQTGFYSPLFMMMKSKSVVGVNMLKLADNRPDVVQHCLNRVMELYVEGAINPVSGQILPAEKIADAHRALEGRSSIGKVAVRW is encoded by the coding sequence ATGAAAGCTATTTTCCTTACCCAATATGGCGCCGCCGAAAAAGCATTTGAAATCCGCGAAACACCTGACCCCGAAATGAAAGACCGTCAGGTGACGGTAGCTGTAGAGGGCTTCGGGCTCAACTTTGCCGATGTAATGGCTCGCAACGGCTTGTACCGCGAAGCCCCGCCTCTGCCCTGTATCCTGGGCTACGAGGTGGTAGGCCGTGTGGAAAAAACAGGTGCCGATGTGGACCCGTCCTGGGTGGGAAAACGTGTTTTGGCCTTTACGCGTTTTGGCGGATACGCCGAAAAAGTGGTAACTGATCACCGCGGGCTGGTGCCCATTCCTGATGAGCTGGATATTGACCGGGCAACCACACTCGGAACCCAGTACGCAACGGCATACTATGCGATTATGCATTGCCGCGAACTGCTTCCGGGAGACACAGTGCTTGTGCACGCCGCAGCGGGTGGAGTGGGATTGGCGCTGGTTCAATTGGCCAGGCACTTTGGCTGCAAAGTCATTGGAACTGCGGGCTCACCCGAAAAAATCGAGTTTCTCAAAAAACAAGGCGTGGATTGTGCAATCAATTACCGTGCGGAGGACTATGCTGTTGCGATGGCCAAATGGCTGAACGGAACTCGTCTCTCGGCTACTTTCAATGCGTTGGCCGGCAGCACCATAAAAAAAGATTACAATTTACTCGGCTCAGGCGGAACCTTGGTGTGCTTTGGTGCGGCAACCCGCATGGGTAGCAAAGGAGGTGTATTTGCCAACCTAAAATTGTTGTTGCAAACCGGGTTTTACAGTCCGCTGTTTATGATGATGAAATCCAAATCTGTGGTGGGTGTGAATATGCTCAAGTTGGCCGACAACCGCCCGGATGTGGTGCAGCATTGCCTGAACCGCGTAATGGAACTTTATGTAGAGGGCGCGATCAATCCGGTATCCGGTCAAATTTTGCCCGCCGAAAAAATTGCAGACGCCCATCGGGCACTCGAAGGCCGTTCGTCGATTGGGAAGGTAGCAGTGCGGTGGTAG
- a CDS encoding aminoacyl-histidine dipeptidase, producing the protein MSNNIRNLQPSSLWNHFADLNAVPRPSKKEERVIQFMVDFGKRLNLETLVDEVGNVIIKKPATSGMENRQTVVLQSHLDMVHQKNNDTVFDFDTQGIEMFVDGDWVRANGTTLGADNGLGVAAIMAVLSSTDISHPPLEALFTIDEETGMTGAMGLKGGLLNASIMLNLDTEDDDELTIGCAGGVDVTATGSYREVEVPENYVGYTLTVKGLSGGHSGMDIHKGLGNANKLLNRILHHAGAHIELHISEVDGGGLRNAIPREAKAVLALAPHHTQKFEQAVADISCHIISELNLTDPAAKILLEPATRPPKAMDASFQKQWIRAIYACHNGIYRMSPGVENLVQTSNNLARMLAEDGSFSIQCLTRSSVDSEKLDLAQSIQSALECTGAEVTFSGDYPGWAPKTNAAITRVMAELYREIFQSEPYVNVCHAGLECGILGANYPDMEMISFGPNIRGAHSPDEKVQVSSVQKFWKFLLETLRQTPAA; encoded by the coding sequence ATGAGCAATAACATTAGGAACCTTCAACCCTCATCTCTGTGGAATCACTTTGCCGATCTGAACGCGGTTCCACGGCCTTCTAAAAAAGAAGAGCGCGTGATTCAGTTCATGGTTGATTTTGGCAAGCGCCTCAATCTGGAAACCCTTGTGGACGAAGTGGGCAACGTAATCATCAAAAAACCTGCTACATCAGGCATGGAAAACCGGCAAACGGTGGTGTTGCAAAGCCACCTCGACATGGTGCACCAGAAAAACAACGATACCGTTTTTGACTTCGACACACAGGGCATCGAAATGTTTGTGGATGGCGATTGGGTGAGAGCCAACGGCACCACCCTCGGTGCAGATAACGGTTTGGGGGTAGCCGCAATTATGGCCGTTCTTTCATCCACCGATATATCTCACCCACCCCTTGAAGCGCTTTTTACCATTGACGAGGAAACCGGTATGACCGGCGCTATGGGGCTGAAAGGCGGATTGCTCAACGCGAGTATCATGCTCAACCTCGATACCGAAGACGACGACGAGCTCACCATCGGCTGTGCCGGAGGAGTTGACGTTACGGCAACGGGTAGCTACCGCGAAGTGGAAGTTCCGGAAAATTACGTGGGTTACACCCTCACCGTGAAGGGGCTGAGTGGTGGGCATTCCGGCATGGACATTCACAAAGGCCTTGGGAATGCCAATAAACTGCTCAACAGAATCTTGCATCACGCGGGCGCCCATATCGAATTGCATATTTCCGAAGTGGACGGCGGCGGATTGCGCAACGCTATTCCTCGCGAGGCAAAAGCGGTATTGGCGTTGGCCCCACATCATACCCAAAAATTTGAGCAGGCCGTTGCCGATATCTCCTGCCACATCATCTCAGAACTCAATCTCACCGACCCGGCGGCAAAAATTCTTTTGGAGCCTGCCACCCGTCCGCCAAAGGCGATGGATGCTTCATTTCAAAAGCAATGGATTCGCGCCATCTACGCGTGTCACAACGGGATTTACCGCATGAGCCCGGGCGTGGAAAACCTCGTTCAGACATCGAACAACCTTGCGCGCATGCTCGCGGAAGATGGCAGCTTCAGCATTCAGTGCCTGACACGAAGTTCGGTGGATTCTGAGAAACTCGATCTGGCCCAATCCATCCAGTCAGCATTGGAATGCACCGGTGCCGAGGTGACCTTTTCTGGGGATTACCCCGGCTGGGCGCCCAAAACCAATGCGGCCATTACACGAGTAATGGCGGAACTTTACCGTGAAATCTTCCAGAGCGAACCCTATGTAAATGTGTGCCATGCCGGACTGGAATGCGGTATTCTGGGTGCGAATTACCCCGATATGGAAATGATTTCGTTTGGGCCCAATATACGTGGTGCGCACTCGCCCGACGAGAAAGTGCAGGTTTCTTCCGTGCAGAAATTCTGGAAATTCCTGCTTGAAACACTTCGCCAAACACCCGCTGCCTGA
- the rsmI gene encoding 16S rRNA (cytidine(1402)-2'-O)-methyltransferase: MSTSSATRLYLVPTPIGNLGDITLRALEVLKSVDIILAEDTRTSSKLLKHYGVTTPVMAYHMHNEHKITSRLVERMSGGEVFALITDAGTPGISDPGFMILRACAEAAVVVESLPGATSIIPALTLSALPTDRFCFEGFLPPKKGRKTRLESLALEERTMVFLESPHKLLKTLGDFAATFGAERPMSVSREITKLHEETYRGTIAEVLAYFEAKGVKGEFVLVVGGHSKNKSKPVQQP, translated from the coding sequence ATGAGCACTTCTTCAGCAACCCGTTTGTATCTGGTTCCAACGCCCATCGGCAACCTCGGAGACATCACCCTGCGGGCACTTGAGGTGCTGAAATCGGTGGATATCATTCTGGCAGAAGACACGCGCACCTCCTCTAAATTACTCAAGCATTACGGAGTAACAACACCTGTGATGGCCTACCACATGCACAACGAGCACAAGATCACCTCGCGACTCGTAGAGCGAATGTCGGGAGGCGAAGTCTTTGCCCTGATTACCGACGCCGGAACGCCCGGCATTTCCGACCCCGGTTTTATGATACTGCGGGCCTGTGCCGAAGCAGCCGTTGTGGTTGAGTCCCTGCCCGGTGCCACCTCTATCATTCCGGCCCTTACACTATCAGCATTGCCCACTGACCGCTTTTGTTTTGAGGGTTTTCTGCCCCCCAAAAAAGGACGGAAAACACGTCTGGAAAGCCTCGCCCTCGAAGAGCGAACCATGGTTTTCCTGGAATCGCCTCACAAATTGCTGAAAACCCTTGGCGATTTTGCTGCTACCTTTGGAGCAGAGCGCCCCATGTCTGTTTCCAGGGAAATTACCAAGCTGCACGAAGAAACCTACCGGGGAACCATCGCCGAAGTGCTAGCCTACTTTGAAGCCAAAGGTGTAAAAGGCGAATTTGTGCTGGTAGTGGGCGGTCATTCAAAAAACAAATCCAAACCTGTTCAGCAACCATGA